The Lactuca sativa cultivar Salinas chromosome 2, Lsat_Salinas_v11, whole genome shotgun sequence genome includes the window atatacatataatcatatgtgactaaataCATGAAAACAAATATTGAATCGAGTATGAACCAAGATCAACAATGAAGTCACAAGCGCTAGCAGACGTTGTGGCTGATTTCAATGATGATCTACAACCTAATGTAGAGTTAGAAAGTGAGGAACTCTAGAAAGAAGAAAGCATGGGAAGATTGACACTCTTCACTGACAGATCCTCAAACTTTATAGGAACAGGcctagggatcatactaaaatcggcACAGGGGGGCATCATATCCCAAGCAGTCAGATGTGAATTCGATGCAACCAACAAAGAAGGGAATATGAAGCATTAATCATGGGATTACAGCTGGCCAAGGATCTTCAAATCAAGGATCTTCGGGTATTTATTGACTCATTTTtgttaaataatcattttaatggATCTTATgctagtggccaagattaagtctattaggataaTGTTCGCCATAGTtgcctttcatgattatgaaatatggcaaatggatgtcaaaaccgctttccttaacgggaagttggctgaagatgtctACATGATTCGGCCATAGTGTTTTGTAAAtgaaaagtttcccaatagagtgtgcaatctTAAgtaatccatttatggattgaaacacacgtctcgtagctggaatcttttcTTCCATGTGAAAGTCAAACAATTCGGTTTCTCTAgggtgaagatgagtcttgtgtgtatgtagTGTAAGTATAGTAacctttctagtattgtatgttgataacATACTCCTTatgggaaacgacattccaactttgcaagaagtAAAGTCTGATgggctttgagcattctaacactcctaaggtgtacatgaaaccctagaaaccttggatctatgttttactaagatacatgcaaatttgtttttccaaggttcttaacctaactagcatagcatggggaactttgaaacataaaaagctagtagagttacataccttttgatagtgGTTGATtgattggagtttgagagcctagcaccaataatgtggatgcctcaaatggaaatcacaaatcaccacaaaccttggaaacttgagagaatagtagaacacttcttgaaatcggcccactTCTCACACAaaactagtgtcatttcaagtgccaaggactcctttatatagtgtggtggattagggttacatccatgtaaaccctaatactcatgacctttcatttccatgagatccatgggttaaagctccatggacttacCATGTAAGCCTaacccattctaaataagcattagcccacactatataaatacaagagtccatatttaattagtcacattttttatcaccaaattaactctaaattaattttagatcaagactaattaaataatatgatttcatattaatatattagaacttataatatattaataaatcataaattatactattctcaaaagattatccatataaattatttgggtgaagtgcaacccaaatggaccatgtcgggcctggtgaagtacatctcaaatagagttatggatttagacaccttatccaacaaagtcttggcttggaaagtgttttgctataAAGGATCTAAGAGAGGCGGcgtatattcttgggataagaatCTTAAGGGATAGAAAGAAAAGGCTAATTggtcttagtcaaagtacatactcggataaggtactaaaacgttttggtatggagaattccaagaaaggagagttacctattcagagtaatgctaagttgagtaagactcaaagccctagTACAAATACagagatagcggaaatgagttGAGTCCCTTATGCTTCGAGTGTAGGATAGATCATGTTCGCCTTGacatgtactcgccttgatgtgtcttttgctttgagcatggttagtagctTTTAGGGaaatcctggtaaagctcattggacagcattaaagaacattctcaagtatttgcgaaggacAAAGGATCTTATTCTAGTCCTTGTTAGCAGTGATACATTGAGACTAagtgggtatagtgatgccaactttcaaacataTAGAGACAATCATCGTTCTCAATCTGGTTGGGTGTTCTTATTAAATggtggagcagttacttggaaaagttccaaacaagacaCGATgtctgattctacttgtgaatcagagtacatagcagcatgTGAAGCATTAAAGGAACTGGCTTGGTTGAAGAGCTTTATCAAAGATCTTGGAGTAGTTCTGACCATTCAGGAGCCAATAGaacttttttgtgataatgaaggagtggttgctttgaccaaagaaccgagagatcatggtaaatcaagacatatcgacagaaagtactaTTATATCAAACAGAGTTGAAGAAAGTCATCTCATAATAAAGTGAGTTTCATCAGAAGACAATCTTACAGATCCTCTCACAAAGGCTCAGAGTAGGATTAAGCATAgtcaacatgctaggagcattggtttGAGAGATGACATCAGCTTTAGTAGTTAGatgattagtttgaaacttgtaGCAGAATAAATGTAACTTATTTTCGTgattgaataatagagattatttatgagtttgtttgttgcctttgtcaattatttattcttgtatttcgttttgcatgttttacttccttaATAATTTGATTATCCGAAGCTCCATGGTCGCTCATACTTTAGGAAGTAAGGAGTGAATGAAGACTTTCATGATtttgattgtagattgtctaaggagtttAGGCATAGCAATTgtgttgctacaacgttcatgagtacttataaaatggagatttgagtatttgataaacccacactcagagaactacttcatggattatatcacgggtaattttgagacgataatattttatattcttaaactggagatatatgagttgtaatttacaattcGGTTGTACATTAGTattgcgtaaacgcatcagtaagttgatgttataaaacgtagtgtcatgtatgatttggtgagtaaatgatacaagcatatgagtcaaagtttattcgttcctttttccttgacgggaaaagcgatatctttgggcccctctatgatttggtgttgacttatagtgttagGCCCAGTCGGTactagattgatgtgttcaattagaagtcttaTAACGTCATCACAAtcaggaaatcaggaaacaaaattTTGGACAATGATACTGATTCTAATCTATGTATCATGTAcacacgatatcttgaagaacggaggaatatttgatcacttatctaaagaaCAAGCATCTGATCGAATCAGAGCCCGAAAGTTGCTTTCGAAACCACTATTTGATGTTTTTAGAAAGTATACCTGtaatttagttttagacttatccaagtgggagactgttggattatgtgtctaaaccaataactaaattagtataatcttgaataattagcaaagtccttttgggttgcccttaaaCCTACTAGTTGACTAGAATGCTTTTTGGAaagagagagactgatttattagtttcttttatgataaataaattaattagaaatcaaaataaataacttattaatgtattgtgaaaataatatattaattagaaatagtatttttttaattaaaaaattaatcagaaattaattgaaattaactggattaattaaaagtggaaTGACTAATGGTGACAGTGTTCAAAAGTTGAACATCaaccaattctagaacctcccgtATAGGTAGACATTTTCTAGATGGTTATTGGAGATTATCTTGGGCATTAAGAAAGCCTAGGAAACCTTAGGGAGCAAGAAAAGAGATAAGGGTTATCCAAAGAAACCTGTCTTATCCGAACTCCTCTAGTCACCTATATAAACCATCATAACGGTTCATATTTTCGGCCATCACAATTCCTAAGAGAACTTTGAAAATTCCCTTATTCCTCCTCTCTCCTTTTTAGCCTCCAATTtgttagggtttgggtgtgagccattagaagcACGAGACTTCTGGTCCTTGCTTTCTAAAGACCAACAAGGAAGGATTACTAGTTTATTTGCTATAATAAACTAATGtatgaattttttttaacaacccattattaatttcgaaaatagcaatgtaGTTCTAGGGTTCTTAATGTTTAATAGTTGTTTGCAAGTCATATtgagaacatagatcctttagggtgcATGTAAACTTAGGGTTAATGTTTTTTTCTAGCAAAAATAGTTTTTTTGTTACATATAAAACCCATTAGTATCATCCCTAGAGACCTCCAGGAGGCATTCATCCTTACCGCGGCTAGGATATGATCCTCTAGTGTTCCATTGGGTTGtgactgctcatccctccttactcacctaaaggagttgtcTTGGTTGTGGTTTATGGTCCCATTGTCATCAGATGAAAATTTTGTGAGGTAATAGCAAGATCAAttttgaccatgttgactaacggtgatcagGTTCCGCGGttttatccattctttttattttccttaTGATAGTTCATCctgagttcattttagtcttgtcttacttgaggacaagtaaggtttaagtttggggtgatttgatagcttcattttatttacttctttttatagttaattttagcacatttcattcgcattttagttaatttccatgcatattttcctttctgttattttatgaccattttgggtactttctagtttcttgagcattattgcagattttcttggagaCTAACAGAGCGGGACTCTTGGGAGGTGATTGGGCTTGAAAGGAAAGGGGGATTTCATGCTTGATGGCTATGGAGGTGATTCATGGAGTGGACTTACCAATTGCTTGAAGGCGTGGAAgtgttgaactttaaatttgaaagacacaggagaattcttgagtgtgcaagattGATGTTTAGGAGTTTGCGGAAGCTTTGAGTGATGTGGAGAGGCAAATTGGGCTCAAAatgaagaaatattgaagaaaaatagGCTAGAAGTTGATTGGACTCGAACCGGGCCAATGGTTAAGCTATGGGGGCCCAAatcttgaagaagcccaaaaacTTCGTCATAGTCACGCGGCCCGCGAGGATTCCTGACAAGGGCAAAATCGGGATTTCGTCtagagctctatattgggaaggttggtgtgcctcttcAGCCTTATCTGGGATGTCCGATTTTAAcactttctctctggagtttggagcacttttgaagaccaagaacacctcaagaacatcttattttcacctcttgattattgtaaaatgtttggtacaatcttctctaactttgcttctttgagtttagccatgcttggctaaactaatcttggttgacattttgttgaatcctttgaacttttgttgaatgttgaagaatccatgaacttgttcttaaatctttatggaaatttttggtgttttaacatattatcactactagtatgtttttgttcatgagtttaaatgtgtttgtggtgattagttggctaatttcttgactatgtaaaggatcctcaaattagcaagcaacaaatgatttttgtgttgttttttcttcacacaatcataaaaaacattttctccaacatggtagtgaaagcaattgactcctcttggatttggtgactttttagttcttaatgctagttgactttcactaattacatgcttaatggaaattgtgactttgaccaaggaaattgttatgagcttctctaaccattttaaaaactaagaaaagtctaggtaatctcaagcttcttggattactatggCCAAATTGAGGTTTTAAAACAaatattgcaccattggattctaatggtatgttcatcaaaaagtcaaagtgaggaaaccttaagtcaaccatctttctctcattgattttacatcaaattcttatttttgttgaaattgtctacTTAATCCTTAGTTTAATTTTAGTTTATTTCAAATATTCAAAAAAgatcaaaaccccccattttatttttattgttattttacaagtatttttacaatgagatttttcataaagttataaattgaaccaatctccatgGATTCGATCCTTTTACCACTATAcgctattttagtgtgtaataaatTGAACCACCACACCTAGTATTCAAAAATTAATcacagataaaaaaaaattataatgaagaataaaagatttataaaattttattaaattaataagatataaGTTTTGTTTATACGTTTaataaaattatgattatatagaacataatataaatttaaatagaatgtaaaaaaataaacataagaaagttttcaaataaaaaaaattctccattaaatattcaaaaattaCAAAGAAACAATAAATAAACTCCTATGATAAAAAAAAACCAACACATAGAAAACTTGAAACAAAATTTGAACCACTAAAGTAATCCAAGAAAGAATCGGTCGATGTAAAATAAGAGTTCATAAGCAAAAGATAATATAGGTTAAAAGAATCACAAACATATGATATAGCCACTTTTTTGCTCCAAGAGAGCCGATAATACACTTTACATTGTCCCAGCCACATCCAAATATTATCCCCAATATGATCTATACGAACTGTCGAACAAAGTTGTAAGAAGGCTTTTAACAAATTTGTAACAAAAACATACTTATAATTGTCTGACAATAAAAGAGAGAACTGGTCATTTATGGCCCTTCTGATGTAGTTTTGTACAATCTCCTGttgttcctttcaaattttgGCTTAAAATGCAAGTATTTGTATGACACATGATTTAAGCTAAGAAAAATAGTAAAAATTATGAAACAAAGCTTTAAGGGAAATAAAAATAATCTATCTGTTTCAACCATCATGTACAAATTAAGGGACCTTGTtgatgaaattgttaaaaactgCAGCAAGACCAAACATAAACAATCATTCACTGATAATTTAATTCATTCGCAAGAAGAAAGAACTTTACCAATAAAAAGAGTTGATTATCTGCTGAAACATCATTGTCATGAAATAATACTATAAGAATAGATCATTAGTTTAGTAAATATATTTCACCATTATTTATCGTGAAGTTGAATCATCAGTTTATCAAATCAAGCATAAGAGCATCCCATGTAAATGATAAGAGTGTCTTCCCAGTTTGattcttttattatgtttttaatgATCAGACGTAAATGATACGTTTTAGAGCTtccctttttctttattttattctcCTTTCAACCATTTAGTATAACAACGAACCATGTATAAGATGGCACATCAGCTTGTTCTTAAAAGGAAGAACCTACATGaaacaaaattaaaattataaGTAAGGAATGAAATCAATTACCCATTTGACAAACTTATTGATAAATATCACTTGTGGATTGCTGGTTTGACAAAGGTTTAATGGGATTATTAGTACTGTTAATATGATTCATAACTATAGCCCTTCTTGAATGTGATATGGTTTTGTGAGCAAGGCGTTTATAGTACTTCTGGTTAGGccccacatacacacacatacatacacatacaaacaaaCCTAGACACACAAAAATACAAATGCACTCAGTAAAATAAGGTACAATAACAATTTAAGTCTAAAAAGAGCTTTAAGACCAAAGATCCTAGTCTATCATACTGGAATTAGAACAAAAGATCATGTTGAGAAAAGTATGATGTGGTTCTAACTACATACGTCATTGTAGCAAAAAAAAGAGTCACAAATAAAGTTTTTGATGAGGAAGATGATGATCATAGAAATAGGAAAAAATTTAGAATATTTTTCCCGTTTGAAAATAAAAAGAGAATTAGATTTCAAATCTCTTACCTCAAACTCTCAAATCCAACATGGAAGGCACCAAATGCTTTTCTATAATTTCCAACAGACAACACCAACCTAGCCAAACCTGAAAAGAAAACCATTACaagtaattaataaaaaaaacacttTACACAAACAGTGGACCTTCTTGCAGAATTCAATCCCAATCAACTTGAAAAGAAAGCAAGAAACTTGTTTACTGACACAATCAGAGACCACTTTTTTTATATAAGACTtgagaaagaaaagaagaaacattTCCTTAGTTAAAATTTTCTTGTTAAATGGTCTAAAATTTAGGGTTAAAAACTATGGGATTACCTTCAGCAAATAGACTAAATAGAGAAATTAACCGATAAATTTGGAATGGATTACCTTTATAATGCTAATTTAGTGAAGATTTCATTAGCACTCCCTGGTTTCTTGTTCGTGTAGATTGAATATAAACGAAACTAAAGAGGGAAAACATAAGGTAGagtttaaaagagaaaaaagggAAATTTTGGAAGCTCACATTGAAATTTTTTGGAATGAGAAGATGTCACGTGGAAAAATATGGATTCTTTTATTATGGTAGGCATGACATTAAATTTTAGCAgcaattttccaaaaaaaaaattatttttactttattttacaaattaaaaaatgttttcaaatgggATTTGAATCAAGATGTGATGTTAGGTGCATTTTATTCAttcatttctgtagttttagttcataaaagtgcattgcatttaagtttaaactcatgcattttgcatatttttcgggatttttcatgatgcaattccattcacacacttttatgatatttcagggacttttgaaGGTTGGATCTTGATGTAGGAAGTTAAAAGGAGTTGGAGACAAAGTTTCAGAAGTTTTGGAGCATTGaagagagagaatgaagaaatAAAGAATTTGGCTTCACAAGAGTTTACACGACCGTGTAAATGATAGCTTATAGTTTTCACGGACCGTGTAAACGTATATACAAGTGCATTCTACTTTTCTTATTTACACGGTCGTGTAAATGGCACCCtttaatttacacgggccgtgtaaacttCTCGACAGTTTTTAAAGTAGTTTTACTCTCATATAATTCAGACAATCAGTTTTGTTGGAAGTTAAGTCGGATTTTGGGCGGAGAGAAGGCGATTTTCAGAGTTTTTGGAAGTAGATTAACACTTGGAAACactttaatttcctttttgtaaGTCAATTTGAAGTTTAAACTTGTTTGATTTGTAGTTTAACCTAGACATGTGTGGTTGATTTCATTATCATTTCCGAGTCTGAATTCTTAAGTATGTGCTGTTAGGTTGTAACTTGAACTTGAGTTGAGTTTAAcatctagtaatctttgatttgattttaatcatgtgtttggtttattctctttttcacttgatcaatgaattagggtttttatcaatctagttaatcaaattgtaaaattcatatatgttttatgatttgatgttattaacGTGCACTTAATTGATTGTAATTAAATCAAAATGAGTGTAATCAAAGATTAAATGTTCATATTCCTAAGCTTATGAGGAATATTGAATATTGTTGGTAATTGTTGCaagaatttaaagtcatttaatgatttgatgaaagagcttatttgaattaaatcaattaaatgaagttttatttgaaaatcatgttttgaataaaacattTTTTGTCAACTTGGATATTAGAGTTTATTAGTATCTAAATTACCAACCTAGATAGAACATAATCATATTCATTTTGCATCTTTCAACATAATACATGTATAAGAACCAGAATCGGAAATGTATTTCTTTTACAAAATTCTATTAACAATCTTGTTTATTTATGAAGTTTAAATCTAGTTCAAACACAATCccccattttaatattatttgtattatgtgtgaaAATATGGCAAGGTAAGAAGTCTTGTATTCCTGTGGACCAACCCTGCTTACTCTATACTATCTTTAGTATAAGAAATAGCAATGACTTGagctttattaatattattttatcccattatttgttggtttgacaGCCAAACATGTGATGTTTGAGATTGTTTATTTAACACAATCTATGTTTATTTGTAAAACTGTTTATTAGTTTATCCGATATTAAAACGGAGTTTTAAAAAATCTAGATTAAATTATTTGGTATCAAAACGAAATAAGTTGATaagttatttttaatattttgacaaacttttattttatatgtATTAATAAAAACAGCTTATCAAAAACTATTTAAATAAACGAATTTAAATATATTTACTGACTCATATTTTTTTAAcaataaactattttttatatCATAAAAAATAATTTCTAAAAATGATGAGCTTTACTTAGCTATTTAGATTTAGGTTGTCATGAAATAATAGAGGAGGTGGAAGTGGACCCAAAATATATAATTCcaaaagttgttttttttttattaaaagttgttttttatcttttttttttaataactaaGGTTCTTTTAGCCTTCATATTATGTGAATTTAGCATGTAGTCACCTCATTTTTATAACCACTGAAATATGTTCCAAAAAACATGTCCACCTTGAAAAAGTTCCAGAGTGAATGTGATCttgacatttatttatttaaaagtcGGTCAAAATAGTCTTTCTTGTTTTCTATCTCTTATCTCCTCTTGCTAGCCGAACGGCTAGAGACAATGTACGTTATGTCTTGGCAAACAAAACTCCCTCTTGACTCGTAAGTTAATTTACTTTTTGTGTTGATTAAATAGTTGGTTAGACGATGAAAACATATACTATAAGTTATAGATACAAAAAATTATAAActattataaataatttattgataaactaattataaataatttttaatgAATTATTTTAAACTGGTTGTAATTCTCATGTATTACAtagattaattttaaaaaaaaaatataaaggtcaaaatatttgagaactttgaatttataaaaaaataagagaaaaaatgaattattataatcgaaatgttttttattttgtaaatttaaataaataaaagaaactaatgaactttaatttggagaattttaaaattaaaagataaattcattaatgaaattgatattcatttattattatatttattgtaattattacattaaaatattatgtagaatttaataaaatagaaaaaactcataaaataacgTATGGAAAAAAATCATTCAAAATAAACGCAAAATGATAATGTTAAATTGACTTGGATAAGAGAgcattcatttattagagaggataatAGTAATTTATTAAGAAATTAatttataaaaagataaaaaaaaaataaaaaaaaaaaaaagtacatcTTCAGCCGCTCCGAACATTATCCTCAATAATTTTCACATGAAGTGGCGTTAAGGTAAATTAATGGAACAAGGAATGGGAAAGCAGCTTTTGGCCTATTGGCTGCAAGCCTGCAACGCACTCACACCAACAAAACCGGAAAAAGGGAAAATCTACAAATGGCTGCCTTCTTTCTTCTTCCTCCAACTTCCACTTCCACTTCCACTTCCACTACCGTCTTCCATTCCTCTGCCTCCTATCACCAACATAGTTTACAGTTTTCACCAATTTCGTCAAATGCTAATTAAttgaatttcaatttcaattcagCTTTCATCGTCCGAAGCTAATCTTCTCCATCTACGTAGATGATTTGTATTGTAATCGATGGCGAAGCTTTGAGTTTACTTCATGGTGAAATCTTGTAAGTTTCTTTTGAAGAGTTGGTGTCAAGTTTGGTTTTCTTCATGAGAAGCTACTTTAATTTTGAGTGTGTGCATGTTTTATAAgaaatatttttagtttttatcgTAGATTGTAGTTGGAAGCAACCTCTAGGGTTCTAATGGATTCGGATCTTCATAATCAACGGCAACAACAGCAACAGAAattgcagcagcagcagcaggggCAACAAACTATGAACTCTGGTTTGACGCGATACAGATCAGCACCGAGTTCGTATTTCTCGAATTTGATAAACAGTGGCATGTATGAAGACGAAGACGTTGACCCATTCTTCAACCCTCGGTCTTCAAGCCCTGAAACTGAACGCATTTTATCGAGATTAATCTCCGGGGATGGTGATAATTCAAGCTCTCATCAGAATATAGGTCAAATTCGGGGAAACGACCCCCCATTTATGGATCCTATGAAGCAGGAACGAGCGAATTTTACATATCAGTCTCAACAGCAACAGATGATGTACCAAAACCACCAGCAAGCCGATCATAATCATAACTCGGTTGTTTCTGGTTCTAGCTCCGCCTTGGTTGACCCGTTAGCGGCCATGAATCCTCCAACGAACCTTCTTCGTCAGAGTAGTTCACCAGCTGGATTCTTCGAACACGTTAATATGGGCAATGGTACTTCAATTCCTATAACATTAATTTTCCTAATCTTTTCCCACACTGCAATTATAATTGATCACAATTCTTTTCAGGTTACTCCGCGATGAGATCCATGGATAAATTTCGAACTGATGATGGCAGTGTACCAGATTTATCAAAGGGGTTTGAAAATCGAATGGCTTTCTCATCAGTTTCACATTCATCTTCTAGACCACTGTCTCTTATCCCTGAAAACGAAGGCAAAACCATGGGAATGAGTGGTGCTGGTGCACACAACAATGGAGGTTTTGGTCAAACTCATCCAAGATCTAGTGGTTATGGCTTCCCTGGTGGTTCTTGGGATGAACCAGCAATGTTAACTGATGAATTCATGAAAGAGCTTGGGGAAAGCGATCAAATAAGTTCAACAGAAAATCAGGTAAATTAAAATATGTGACATCTGACATGACATGACATGTCATCTTGTGAAAATTGGTTTAGAATAACTTTATCCTGACAGTAAATCATCTTTTTCAGCAGAATGATGAAAGGAGAATCCATGCTTCCAGTGGTTTGAGTCATCAACTGAGTTTACCAACGAGTTCCTCTGAGTTATCTGTCATGGAAAAATTACTGCAGTTCCAAGACAATGTGCCTTTAAGGAGCAGAGCTAAAAGGGGTTGTGCCACCCATCCAAGAAGCATAGCCGAAAGGGTAAATAAACATTCTTACCTACTCATCATTTGGAACTTTACTTTTACCTTATGATGAAGATAATAAAAACAGTCATTTTTTTACTTATGTGTAGGTAAGGCGAACACGAATAAGTGAAAGAATGAGAAAGCTACAAGAGCTTGTTCCTAATATGGATAAGGTAACGTCATTTTTCATTCTATCAGTTTATTAATTATGTCCCAAGATTAATCAGTTTGTACTTTGTATTTAAATATTTGCAGCAAACAAACACAGCAGACATGTTGGATTTGGCTGTGGATTACATCAAAGAACTTCAAAAACAAGTTGAGGTATAAATAATACCCTTTAACTTTAAGTCACTAATTAATCTGTCTCCTTCATAATCCTGTAATTATTATCTCGCTTATTTCGTCTTACTTTTTTAACATTTCAGAAGCT containing:
- the LOC111899835 gene encoding transcription factor bHLH130 isoform X2 yields the protein MDSDLHNQRQQQQQKLQQQQQGQQTMNSGLTRYRSAPSSYFSNLINSGMYEDEDVDPFFNPRSSSPETERILSRLISGDGDNSSSHQNIGQIRGNDPPFMDPMKQERANFTYQSQQQQMMYQNHQQADHNHNSVVSGSSSALVDPLAAMNPPTNLLRQSSSPAGFFEHVNMGNGYSAMRSMDKFRTDDGSVPDLSKGFENRMAFSSVSHSSSRPLSLIPENEGKTMGMSGAGAHNNGGFGQTHPRSSGYGFPGGSWDEPAMLTDEFMKELGESDQISSTENQNDERRIHASSGLSHQLSLPTSSSELSVMEKLLQFQDNVPLRSRAKRGCATHPRSIAERVRRTRISERMRKLQELVPNMDKQTNTADMLDLAVDYIKELQKQVEKLSDHHAKCTCPNKQEI
- the LOC111899835 gene encoding transcription factor bHLH130 isoform X1 yields the protein MDSDLHNQRQQQQQKLQQQQQGQQTMNSGLTRYRSAPSSYFSNLINSGMYEDEDVDPFFNPRSSSPETERILSRLISGDGDNSSSHQNIGQIRGNDPPFMDPMKQERANFTYQSQQQQMMYQNHQQADHNHNSVVSGSSSALVDPLAAMNPPTNLLRQSSSPAGFFEHVNMGNGYSAMRSMDKFRTDDGSVPDLSKGFENRMAFSSVSHSSSRPLSLIPENEGKTMGMSGAGAHNNGGFGQTHPRSSGYGFPGGSWDEPAMLTDEFMKELGESDQISSTENQQNDERRIHASSGLSHQLSLPTSSSELSVMEKLLQFQDNVPLRSRAKRGCATHPRSIAERVRRTRISERMRKLQELVPNMDKQTNTADMLDLAVDYIKELQKQVEKLSDHHAKCTCPNKQEI